A genomic segment from Nocardia cyriacigeorgica GUH-2 encodes:
- a CDS encoding class I SAM-dependent methyltransferase, which translates to MENDYDSFAEGYTAETENNLINGYYARPAIVGLAGDVAGRQILDAGCGSGPILAALRDRGAIVTGFDSSAKMVELARRRLGADAALHVADIAGRLPFTDRAFDDVIASLVLHYLEDWAGPLAELRRVLKPGGRLIVAVNHPFVYKLRYPEADYFATVKHSEEYTFDGQKAVLTYWHRPLHAMTDAFTAAGFRTITISEPPPAPEAQELFPDVLARSSSGRFLSFLFFVLESV; encoded by the coding sequence GTGGAGAACGACTACGACAGCTTTGCCGAGGGGTATACCGCCGAAACCGAAAACAACCTTATCAACGGCTATTACGCGAGGCCCGCGATCGTCGGCCTGGCCGGTGATGTGGCCGGTCGGCAGATCCTCGACGCCGGCTGTGGCTCCGGCCCGATACTCGCAGCGCTGCGCGACCGAGGCGCCATCGTGACCGGCTTCGACTCCAGCGCCAAAATGGTGGAGCTGGCCCGGCGGCGACTCGGTGCCGATGCTGCTCTCCACGTCGCCGATATCGCAGGCCGGCTGCCGTTCACCGACCGCGCATTCGACGATGTCATCGCGTCCCTGGTACTGCACTACTTAGAGGACTGGGCAGGGCCGCTGGCGGAGCTGCGGCGCGTCCTGAAGCCCGGCGGCCGCCTGATCGTGGCCGTCAATCATCCCTTCGTTTACAAACTGCGTTACCCGGAGGCTGATTATTTCGCGACCGTCAAGCACTCCGAGGAGTACACCTTCGACGGTCAGAAGGCCGTGCTCACCTACTGGCATCGGCCGCTGCATGCGATGACGGATGCCTTTACCGCGGCCGGGTTTCGCACTATCACGATCAGCGAACCGCCTCCGGCGCCGGAAGCTCAGGAACTCTTCCCCGACGTCTTGGCGAGATCCTCTTCCGGTAGGTTTTTGAGCTTCCTGTTCTTCGTTCTGGAATCCGTCTAG
- a CDS encoding DUF4352 domain-containing protein, translating to MGVCQTGKTKGTSIAAIIISVVGTVVGFVVFFAVVSDAFDDAFDTSDVSVATPAAPGQATESGAADQDTSTDQGTRANPYPLGSVITDGDWQVTVNSVTLNANDAVAAENSYNEAPPPGSQYLLANVTITYIGNDPQGDTPFATISYVTADGNTVNSYDSNAVAPDALDTNSPLFEGASTTGNVEFLVPSASAAQGTLAVEPALLSDKVFVAVT from the coding sequence GTGGGCGTGTGCCAGACCGGAAAAACCAAAGGCACCAGCATCGCCGCGATTATCATCTCAGTGGTCGGCACAGTCGTTGGTTTCGTCGTCTTCTTCGCCGTGGTCTCCGATGCTTTCGATGACGCGTTCGACACCAGCGACGTATCCGTGGCCACCCCGGCGGCACCAGGCCAGGCAACCGAGTCCGGCGCAGCTGACCAGGACACCTCAACGGATCAAGGAACCCGCGCGAATCCGTACCCACTGGGGTCGGTGATAACTGACGGCGACTGGCAGGTGACCGTCAACAGCGTGACGCTCAACGCGAATGATGCTGTCGCCGCGGAGAACTCGTACAACGAAGCGCCCCCGCCAGGCTCGCAGTATCTCCTGGCCAACGTCACGATCACCTATATCGGAAACGACCCTCAAGGCGATACGCCCTTCGCAACGATCAGCTATGTAACCGCGGACGGGAACACCGTGAACTCTTACGACAGCAACGCCGTGGCACCCGATGCGCTCGACACGAATAGCCCGCTGTTCGAGGGAGCGTCGACTACCGGCAACGTCGAATTCCTTGTGCCGTCCGCATCGGCGGCACAAGGCACCCTCGCCGTTGAGCCGGCATTACTCTCCGACAAGGTATTCGTCGCAGTGACCTGA
- a CDS encoding NIPSNAP family protein yields the protein MSGLALIHRAGPERPRAPLPGEGGPKWRQYGVADATPVVKDTNMPRTTQLRTYTIREGLLDEWAGKWRDLVVPLRLELGFEIGGAWLDRERSQFIWLISYEGEDTFEEANERYWASPKREALGLDPAEYLVGRDVRVVDPVQ from the coding sequence GTGAGCGGGCTGGCCCTAATTCATCGAGCTGGCCCGGAACGACCCCGCGCGCCGCTGCCGGGCGAGGGTGGCCCGAAATGGCGGCAATATGGGGTCGCAGACGCCACGCCCGTCGTGAAAGATACGAATATGCCACGCACAACACAGTTACGGACCTACACCATCCGTGAAGGTCTCCTCGACGAGTGGGCCGGCAAGTGGCGCGACCTGGTGGTGCCGCTGCGCCTGGAGCTCGGTTTCGAGATCGGTGGAGCCTGGTTGGATCGCGAACGCAGCCAGTTCATCTGGCTGATCTCCTATGAGGGGGAGGACACGTTCGAGGAAGCCAACGAGCGCTACTGGGCTTCGCCGAAGCGGGAGGCGCTCGGGCTCGATCCGGCGGAGTATCTCGTCGGGCGGGACGTCCGGGTTGTCGATCCGGTTCAGTGA
- a CDS encoding AAA family ATPase has translation MLSTALLGIATNYATNQPSPPLALRLVQQYAGPAIIVVLLVLIVGTVMTTRTQQPRRRSRRWDPSRMPYPGLDSYTAEEASVFFGREEEIEELVERMHGDGRDRLVVVVGASGSGKSSLVQAGVVPRLAERRWTVLPTLTPGPDPVAALARAVGGDIDELRRNHEAFGHMIIQARQRAGHSRSKTLLLVDQGEELFTLAGEQERARFLRCVDTALRDDRRLWVTLTVRIEHLADFLDTPYSGLFRRPLALGALTDTELRSAVTGPAELVGLEFAPGLVDHILGDTATADALPLLAYLLQELYLAAGPSRRATFEHYQRLGGVAGSLSRQAAEAVERLGGPEATPRILRVLLEFVTIDGEQAYRRRVPLPEIGTEERDVIDAFVDARLLVTGAVDGRPIAQAAHEALFRQWVPLRQEVEARAAQLRRRAELERWAGDWEQAGRNPDYLLTGDRLEQARQWIRDHPELAGPAVVAFVDESARRDAAFLRRVSEGIGEYVLTHVEDYPDLSVLLCLAALAECPPTPVATRALMAVLAHHRLIDVLDLHTDTVRNVAWSPDGRLIATASRDGTARVWAAESRQCTQTLRGHGDMVEMVAWSPDSTKVVTASRDRTARVWEAATGRVLGELPAGGDVCRAVAWSGDGTLIATGCRDRVIRLWNAETYTLRAELTGHTDNILGLAFSPDNSRLASGCHDRTVRVWDLTDHTAIALEGHEDFVEGVAWSPDGARLASAGGDATVRIWDVSSATQTMLIRCHDDRAWNCDWSPDGSMLATCGGDATARIWNPVNAEEKFVLRGHTGDVWSIRWSPDGSRLVTGGADATARVWAFSPRGAESRQVTGHRGPVQRALPVGDSIVTAGTDATIRVSDILRPERSSVAASHHEPVLDVSATNSYAATCAKDSSVALWRIGSEWTRLATIETDMTCEAAQLSPDGRYLAYAGHDRCLYLAYSTPSPATFRVHHHTDWITGLAWSPTSRYLATVSDDRTGAVWRVTSTPEGPRAELVTTLIGHGNWVDAVSWAPDESQLVTSGADNTARVWDRVAGESTVVLLGHTGRVKTVAWSPDGTRIATGSYDRTVRVWDAHTHNEIGVIGVHRDRITDVEWLPSGDQVLTASFDGTARIWPVDVDLDDLRARARARAYRSLTPEERSAHLLPAH, from the coding sequence GTGCTGTCTACAGCGCTACTCGGCATCGCGACCAACTACGCCACAAACCAGCCCTCGCCGCCGCTTGCGCTGCGTCTGGTCCAGCAATATGCCGGACCGGCAATAATCGTCGTGCTCCTCGTCCTTATCGTCGGCACGGTAATGACGACGCGGACGCAACAACCACGGCGCAGGTCACGCCGGTGGGATCCGTCCCGAATGCCCTATCCCGGCCTCGACTCCTATACCGCCGAGGAAGCCTCGGTGTTCTTCGGCCGGGAAGAAGAGATCGAAGAGCTTGTCGAGCGGATGCACGGCGACGGGCGGGACCGGCTCGTCGTCGTGGTGGGTGCTTCCGGCAGCGGCAAGTCGTCCCTGGTGCAAGCGGGCGTAGTGCCGCGGTTGGCCGAAAGGCGATGGACGGTACTACCGACCCTGACGCCTGGCCCCGACCCTGTTGCCGCCTTGGCGCGAGCGGTCGGCGGCGACATCGACGAGTTGCGCCGTAACCACGAGGCATTCGGCCACATGATCATTCAGGCTCGGCAGCGTGCGGGACACTCGAGGTCGAAGACTCTGCTGCTGGTGGATCAGGGTGAGGAGCTGTTCACCCTGGCCGGCGAGCAGGAGCGAGCGCGGTTTCTGCGCTGCGTCGATACCGCGTTGCGCGACGACCGCCGGCTGTGGGTGACCCTGACGGTGCGGATCGAGCATCTCGCCGACTTCCTCGACACCCCGTACTCGGGACTGTTCCGGCGCCCGCTCGCTCTCGGCGCGCTCACCGATACCGAACTGCGGTCTGCTGTCACCGGTCCCGCCGAGTTGGTCGGACTCGAATTCGCTCCAGGACTGGTCGACCACATCCTCGGCGATACGGCAACCGCTGACGCCCTGCCGTTGCTCGCGTATCTGCTCCAGGAGCTGTACCTCGCCGCCGGACCATCCCGCCGCGCGACATTCGAGCACTATCAACGTCTCGGTGGTGTCGCCGGCTCGCTGTCGCGGCAGGCCGCAGAAGCGGTCGAACGGCTCGGTGGGCCGGAAGCGACACCGCGGATCCTGCGTGTCTTGCTCGAGTTCGTCACCATCGATGGGGAGCAGGCCTACCGGCGCCGCGTGCCACTCCCAGAGATCGGGACAGAAGAGCGAGATGTCATCGACGCATTTGTCGATGCACGCCTCCTGGTGACCGGTGCTGTCGACGGTAGACCGATAGCGCAGGCAGCTCATGAGGCACTGTTCCGTCAGTGGGTGCCGCTGCGCCAGGAGGTCGAAGCGCGAGCGGCCCAGTTGCGGCGTCGCGCCGAGCTGGAGCGGTGGGCGGGCGATTGGGAGCAGGCCGGCCGGAACCCCGACTATCTACTTACCGGCGACCGGCTGGAGCAGGCCCGGCAGTGGATCCGGGATCATCCGGAACTCGCTGGTCCGGCGGTCGTGGCGTTCGTCGACGAGTCCGCGCGCCGGGATGCCGCGTTCCTGCGCCGGGTGTCGGAGGGCATCGGCGAATACGTGCTCACCCATGTCGAGGACTATCCGGATCTCTCCGTCCTGCTGTGCCTCGCCGCGCTGGCCGAATGCCCACCTACCCCCGTAGCGACCCGCGCGTTGATGGCTGTGCTGGCGCACCACCGGCTCATCGATGTGCTCGATCTGCACACCGATACCGTGCGCAATGTCGCATGGTCACCGGATGGGCGGCTGATCGCTACCGCTTCACGGGACGGCACCGCCCGCGTGTGGGCCGCGGAATCACGTCAGTGCACGCAGACCCTGCGAGGGCATGGGGACATGGTCGAAATGGTGGCCTGGTCTCCGGACTCGACGAAAGTGGTGACGGCCTCGCGTGACCGAACCGCGCGGGTGTGGGAAGCGGCGACCGGCCGGGTCCTGGGGGAACTTCCGGCGGGTGGCGACGTCTGCCGTGCCGTAGCCTGGTCCGGCGACGGCACCCTGATAGCCACAGGTTGCCGAGACCGCGTGATCCGGCTCTGGAACGCCGAAACCTATACTCTCCGCGCGGAACTCACCGGACATACCGACAACATTCTCGGGCTGGCGTTCAGCCCGGACAACAGCCGACTGGCCAGCGGTTGTCACGACCGCACGGTCCGAGTCTGGGACCTCACCGACCACACCGCCATAGCTCTCGAAGGGCACGAGGACTTCGTCGAAGGTGTGGCGTGGTCTCCGGACGGCGCACGGTTGGCCTCGGCCGGTGGCGACGCGACCGTGCGTATCTGGGATGTTTCAAGCGCAACCCAGACGATGCTAATCCGTTGCCACGACGACAGGGCCTGGAACTGCGACTGGTCACCGGACGGTTCGATGCTGGCGACCTGTGGTGGGGATGCAACGGCGAGGATCTGGAATCCCGTCAATGCCGAGGAGAAGTTCGTCCTGCGCGGCCACACGGGTGATGTGTGGTCCATACGCTGGTCGCCGGACGGCTCCCGCTTGGTCACCGGTGGCGCGGATGCCACCGCACGCGTGTGGGCGTTCTCCCCGCGGGGCGCCGAGAGCCGGCAGGTCACCGGCCACCGAGGTCCCGTGCAGCGAGCCCTGCCGGTCGGCGACTCGATCGTCACAGCGGGCACCGACGCGACCATTCGGGTCTCGGACATCCTGCGACCCGAGCGGTCGAGTGTCGCCGCGAGCCATCACGAGCCAGTCCTCGACGTCTCGGCGACGAACTCATACGCGGCCACATGCGCCAAGGATTCCAGCGTCGCACTCTGGCGAATCGGCAGCGAGTGGACTCGTCTCGCCACCATCGAGACCGACATGACCTGCGAAGCTGCGCAGCTGTCCCCCGACGGCCGTTATCTCGCCTACGCGGGACACGACCGGTGCCTCTACCTCGCCTACTCGACCCCCTCGCCCGCTACCTTCCGCGTGCACCATCACACCGACTGGATCACCGGTCTCGCGTGGTCACCGACGAGCCGCTATCTGGCCACCGTCTCCGACGACCGCACCGGCGCCGTCTGGCGAGTGACGTCGACACCCGAAGGCCCCCGCGCCGAGCTCGTGACCACGCTCATCGGACACGGGAACTGGGTCGACGCCGTCTCGTGGGCGCCCGACGAGTCGCAGCTCGTCACCAGCGGCGCCGACAACACCGCACGCGTGTGGGACAGGGTCGCCGGCGAGTCCACCGTGGTCCTGCTCGGGCACACCGGCCGAGTCAAAACCGTCGCGTGGTCGCCGGACGGCACCCGGATAGCAACCGGCTCCTACGACCGCACCGTGCGCGTCTGGGACGCACATACCCACAACGAGATCGGCGTCATCGGCGTCCACCGGGACCGAATCACCGATGTCGAATGGCTGCCCTCGGGAGACCAGGTGTTGACTGCATCCTTCGACGGCACGGCCCGCATCTGGCCGGTCGACGTCGACCTCGACGACCTCCGTGCCCGCGCAAGAGCCCGGGCATACCGGTCACTGACCCCGGAGGAACGATCCGCGCACTTACTCCCGGCTCACTGA
- a CDS encoding helix-turn-helix domain-containing protein: MTTGSTLPRRILARQLRTLRDKAGVSAEAARSEIGVSKQTLWRMENGLPVKLNPLFIRRLCEIYGAPEELTTALVALAEEAKTKGWWHAFDDAIPQSFGLFVGLEDAAHHIVSFQTTLIPGLLQTAEYRRALSWIDSPNSPTEQIETGVAIGARRQLRLTNTSHPLTLDVFIDETILRRVTGSTAIMADQLRHLEKMSRLPNVSIRVIPSRVGSYRGLIVGPFVLLEFPQHPTAYLTEPPVVFVQGFTGDLYLDRPEEIERYREVCTDLKRLALDEAESRALCLELAEEFDRVR, from the coding sequence ATGACGACTGGTTCGACCCTTCCTCGCCGAATACTGGCCCGACAGCTCCGCACCCTTCGCGACAAGGCCGGCGTCAGCGCTGAAGCCGCTCGCAGCGAGATCGGAGTCAGCAAACAGACCCTATGGCGCATGGAGAACGGCCTACCGGTCAAGCTCAACCCGCTTTTCATTCGGCGGCTCTGCGAGATCTATGGCGCGCCCGAAGAACTGACTACAGCGCTCGTGGCTCTGGCAGAGGAAGCGAAGACCAAGGGCTGGTGGCACGCCTTCGACGACGCGATCCCCCAGAGCTTCGGCCTGTTCGTGGGGCTGGAGGACGCGGCGCATCACATCGTGTCCTTCCAGACGACGTTGATACCGGGCCTGCTGCAAACGGCCGAGTACCGGCGGGCGCTCTCCTGGATCGACTCGCCCAACAGCCCCACCGAGCAGATCGAGACCGGAGTGGCGATCGGCGCCCGCCGTCAGCTTCGGCTGACCAACACGAGCCATCCGCTGACGCTCGACGTGTTCATCGACGAGACCATTCTGCGTCGAGTCACGGGCAGCACGGCGATCATGGCGGACCAGCTCCGGCACCTCGAGAAGATGTCGCGGTTGCCGAACGTTTCGATTCGCGTCATACCGTCGAGAGTCGGAAGCTATCGGGGCCTGATCGTCGGGCCGTTTGTCCTGCTCGAGTTTCCGCAGCATCCGACCGCCTACCTGACCGAGCCGCCAGTCGTCTTCGTTCAGGGCTTCACCGGCGACTTGTACCTCGATCGCCCAGAGGAGATCGAACGGTATCGTGAGGTCTGCACAGACTTGAAGCGTCTGGCACTCGACGAGGCCGAAAGCCGTGCGCTATGCCTCGAGCTTGCAGAGGAGTTCGACCGTGTCCGCTGA
- a CDS encoding DUF397 domain-containing protein, whose translation MSAELSDARWFKSSRSAPSKDCVEVAFLGSAGVGVRDSKNPTGSALIFTPEIWSGFTAAVRRGEFR comes from the coding sequence GTGTCCGCTGAGTTATCCGATGCCCGCTGGTTCAAGAGCAGCCGCAGCGCACCGTCGAAGGATTGCGTGGAGGTTGCGTTCTTGGGTTCGGCGGGCGTTGGGGTCCGCGACTCAAAGAACCCCACCGGCTCGGCCCTCATCTTCACCCCGGAGATCTGGAGCGGTTTCACCGCAGCTGTCCGTCGCGGCGAGTTCCGTTAG